Proteins encoded within one genomic window of Thermus oshimai DSM 12092:
- a CDS encoding aldehyde ferredoxin oxidoreductase C-terminal domain-containing protein, which yields MLGGYAHRLARIDLTSGQVEYFAPDPKDLEMYVGGRGLGVKYVFDNGPQVDPLGPENLLCIMNGPLSGTRAKMSGRLAVVTKSPLTGTVTDSHMGGWTAAKLKWAGFDGLLIKGASDKPVYLLVKDGEVSVHDASDLWGKTTHEVHRILRERHGEDADVMAIGPAGENLVRFANWINNDERAAGRGGTGAVAGSKKLKAIVVVGRQEAMPQPKDPELWREADRLASATINDPKNVTAPKKGGLSLYGTNVLMNITNVMGALPTFNAQHTCIEGAEKISGEYIREHRLIKDNTCHACPVACKKMVEVHVNGKTIRFESYEYESAWALGAHAGHTDTDWTGYAIYLCNAYGMDTIEAGNAIAVLMEATEKGYYTGQDGLRFGDKEGEARVLEAIAHRRGVGDLLAEGPARFAKAIGHPEIALEVKGQSIPAYDPRGLKGMGIAYATSNRGACHLRAYTPASEILGVPYKTDPLAWEGKGKLTKLFQDLSAFTDSLDLCKFSQFAEGPEEYAKQLAAYWGRPVTPEEILLIGERIYNLERYYNNLAGWAEGSDYLPERFLKEPSDCQGSKGQTAELDLMLEEYYRERGWVKGVVPPDKLQALGILGQAAD from the coding sequence ATGCTTGGAGGGTATGCGCACCGGTTGGCCCGTATCGACCTGACCAGCGGCCAGGTGGAGTACTTCGCCCCCGACCCCAAGGACCTGGAGATGTACGTGGGGGGGCGGGGCCTTGGGGTGAAGTACGTGTTTGACAACGGCCCCCAGGTGGACCCCCTGGGCCCCGAGAACCTGCTTTGCATCATGAACGGCCCCCTCTCTGGGACCCGGGCCAAGATGTCCGGGCGGCTGGCGGTGGTGACCAAAAGCCCCCTCACGGGCACGGTCACGGACAGCCACATGGGGGGCTGGACCGCGGCCAAGCTGAAGTGGGCGGGGTTTGACGGGCTCCTCATCAAGGGGGCTTCGGATAAGCCCGTCTACCTCCTGGTGAAGGACGGGGAGGTGTCCGTTCACGACGCCTCGGACCTTTGGGGCAAGACCACCCACGAGGTGCACCGCATCCTGCGCGAGCGCCACGGGGAGGACGCGGACGTGATGGCCATCGGCCCCGCGGGGGAGAACCTGGTGCGCTTCGCCAACTGGATCAACAACGACGAGCGGGCCGCGGGCCGCGGGGGCACGGGGGCGGTGGCGGGGAGCAAGAAGCTCAAGGCCATCGTGGTGGTGGGGCGGCAGGAGGCCATGCCCCAGCCCAAGGACCCCGAGCTCTGGCGGGAGGCGGACCGGCTGGCCTCGGCCACCATCAACGACCCCAAGAACGTGACCGCCCCCAAGAAGGGCGGGCTTTCCCTGTACGGCACCAACGTGCTCATGAACATCACCAACGTCATGGGGGCCCTGCCCACCTTCAACGCCCAGCACACCTGCATTGAGGGGGCGGAGAAGATCTCCGGGGAGTACATCCGCGAGCACCGGCTCATCAAGGACAACACCTGCCACGCCTGCCCCGTGGCCTGCAAGAAGATGGTGGAGGTCCATGTCAACGGGAAGACCATCCGCTTTGAGTCCTACGAGTACGAGTCCGCCTGGGCCCTGGGGGCCCACGCGGGCCACACGGACACCGACTGGACGGGCTACGCCATCTACCTCTGCAACGCCTACGGCATGGACACCATAGAGGCGGGGAACGCCATCGCCGTGCTCATGGAGGCCACGGAGAAGGGCTACTACACCGGGCAAGACGGCCTCCGCTTCGGGGACAAGGAGGGGGAGGCCCGGGTCCTCGAGGCCATCGCCCACCGCCGGGGGGTGGGGGACCTCCTGGCGGAGGGGCCGGCCCGCTTCGCCAAGGCCATCGGCCACCCGGAGATCGCCCTGGAGGTGAAGGGCCAGTCCATCCCCGCCTACGACCCCCGGGGCCTCAAGGGCATGGGCATCGCCTACGCCACCTCCAACCGGGGGGCCTGCCACCTTCGGGCCTACACCCCCGCCTCGGAGATCCTGGGGGTGCCCTACAAGACCGACCCCCTGGCCTGGGAGGGGAAGGGCAAGCTCACCAAGCTGTTCCAGGACCTCTCCGCCTTCACCGACTCCTTGGACCTCTGCAAGTTCAGCCAGTTCGCCGAGGGGCCCGAGGAGTACGCCAAGCAGCTTGCCGCCTACTGGGGCCGGCCCGTGACCCCGGAGGAGATCCTCCTCATCGGGGAGCGCATCTACAACCTGGAGCGCTACTACAATAACCTGGCGGGCTGGGCCGAGGGCTCGGACTACCTGCCTGAGCGCTTCCTGAAGGAGCCTTCGGACTGCCAGGGCTCCAAGGGGCAGACCGCCGAGCTGGACCTCATGCTGGAGGAGTACTACCGCGAGCGGGGCTGGGTGAAGGGGGTGGTGCCCCCCGACAAGCTCCAGGCCCTGGGCATCCTGGGCCAGGCCGCGGACTAA
- a CDS encoding nucleotidyltransferase domain-containing protein, with protein MPVRSLRSSVLRWPDREAVEAALKAWLQAHAPPGLLALGYFGSYARGEAGVGSDLDLILLVRESPLPPWQRPAQLPLEELPVPAEALVYTIEEWKALPQKSPRFAEALRRETRWVFGADPFHP; from the coding sequence ATGCCCGTTCGATCCTTGCGTTCGTCCGTGCTCAGATGGCCGGACCGTGAAGCGGTGGAGGCCGCCCTAAAGGCCTGGCTTCAGGCCCATGCCCCGCCTGGCCTTTTGGCCTTGGGGTACTTCGGCTCCTACGCCCGGGGCGAGGCGGGGGTGGGAAGCGATCTAGACCTCATCCTTCTCGTCAGGGAAAGCCCCCTTCCCCCCTGGCAAAGGCCCGCCCAGCTGCCCCTGGAGGAGCTTCCCGTACCAGCCGAGGCCCTGGTCTACACCATCGAGGAGTGGAAGGCCCTCCCCCAAAAAAGCCCCCGGTTCGCCGAGGCCCTCCGCCGGGAAACCCGTTGGGTCTTTGGAGCCGACCCTTTCCACCCCTAG
- a CDS encoding quinone oxidoreductase family protein, with amino-acid sequence MKAIRVRETGGPEVLRLEELPTPELGPGEVLVRLEAIGVNYIDTYKRKGLYPVPLPFTLGEEGAGVVERVGEGVVGVRPGDRVAFANVQGSYAEYQAVPAERLVPIPEGLDARLAAALLLQGMTVHYLLESTYPVRAGDQVLVHAGAGGVGSLLIQWAKRKGATVYATASTEEKRAFCRALGADYALPYEGFAQAVKALSGGGVDVVYDGVGKETFLGSLEALRPRGMLVLFGQSSGPVPPMDPQVLNRMGSLFLTRPTLHHYTKDRKELLWRAGEVFRAAREGWLRVEIGAEFPLERAQEAHEALEGRKTVGKVLLLP; translated from the coding sequence ATGAAGGCCATACGGGTGCGGGAAACGGGTGGGCCCGAGGTCTTGCGGCTGGAGGAGCTTCCCACTCCGGAGCTGGGGCCGGGGGAGGTCTTGGTGCGCCTCGAGGCCATCGGGGTGAACTACATTGACACCTACAAGCGGAAAGGCCTCTACCCCGTGCCCCTCCCCTTCACCCTGGGGGAGGAGGGGGCCGGGGTGGTGGAGCGGGTGGGGGAGGGCGTGGTGGGGGTGCGCCCCGGGGACCGGGTGGCCTTCGCCAACGTCCAGGGGAGCTACGCGGAGTACCAGGCCGTGCCCGCGGAGAGGCTCGTCCCCATCCCCGAGGGGCTGGACGCTAGGCTCGCCGCGGCCCTTCTCCTCCAGGGCATGACCGTGCACTACCTCCTGGAGAGCACCTACCCCGTGCGCGCCGGGGACCAGGTCCTGGTCCACGCGGGGGCGGGGGGGGTGGGGAGCCTCCTCATCCAGTGGGCCAAGCGCAAGGGGGCCACGGTCTACGCCACCGCCAGTACGGAGGAGAAGCGGGCCTTTTGCCGGGCTTTGGGGGCGGACTACGCCCTGCCCTACGAGGGCTTCGCCCAGGCGGTGAAGGCCCTTTCCGGCGGGGGGGTGGACGTGGTCTACGACGGGGTGGGGAAGGAGACCTTCCTGGGGAGCCTCGAGGCCTTAAGGCCCCGGGGGATGCTGGTCCTCTTCGGCCAGTCCTCGGGGCCCGTGCCCCCCATGGACCCCCAGGTCCTGAACCGCATGGGGAGCCTCTTCCTCACCCGCCCCACCCTCCACCACTACACCAAAGACCGCAAAGAGCTCCTCTGGCGGGCGGGGGAGGTCTTCCGCGCCGCCCGCGAGGGGTGGCTTCGGGTGGAGATCGGGGCGGAGTTCCCCTTGGAGAGGGCCCAGGAGGCCCACGAGGCCCTGGAGGGGCGGAAGACCGTGGGCAAGGTTCTCCTACTCCCCTAG
- a CDS encoding NADH:flavin oxidoreductase/NADH oxidase — protein MALLFSPLELRGQRLKNRLAMSPMCQYSATEGGEVTDWHLLHYPTRALGGVGLVLVEATAVLPEGRISPFDLGIWSEEHLPGLRKLARRIGEAGAVPGIQLAHAGRKAGTARPWEGGGSLGWRVVGPSPIPFAEGYPVPEPLDEGGMARVLEAFVEGAKRALRAGFRVIELHMAHGYLLSSFLSPLSNRREDRYGGSLEGRMRFPLEVAEAVRRALPEEVPLLVRVSATDWAEGGWGLEDTLAFAERLKALGVDLLDLSSGGVVPGVKVPVAPGFQVPFADAVRKRVGLKTGAVGLITAPEQAESILQTGSADLILLGRVLLREPYWPHRAASALGLKPGVPPQYQRAF, from the coding sequence ATGGCCCTGCTTTTTTCCCCTCTGGAACTCCGCGGGCAAAGGCTCAAAAACCGCCTGGCCATGTCCCCCATGTGCCAGTACTCGGCCACGGAAGGGGGGGAGGTCACGGACTGGCACCTCCTCCACTACCCCACCCGGGCCCTAGGGGGGGTGGGGCTTGTCCTGGTGGAGGCCACCGCCGTCCTCCCCGAGGGGCGGATCAGCCCCTTTGACCTCGGGATCTGGTCCGAGGAGCACCTTCCGGGCCTAAGGAAGCTGGCCCGGAGGATTGGAGAGGCGGGGGCGGTGCCGGGGATCCAGCTGGCCCACGCGGGGCGCAAGGCGGGCACCGCCCGGCCTTGGGAAGGGGGAGGGTCTTTGGGCTGGCGGGTGGTGGGCCCAAGCCCCATCCCCTTCGCCGAGGGCTACCCCGTGCCCGAGCCCTTGGACGAAGGGGGGATGGCTAGGGTGCTGGAGGCCTTCGTGGAAGGGGCAAAGCGGGCCCTGAGGGCCGGCTTCCGGGTGATTGAGCTCCACATGGCCCACGGCTACCTCCTCTCCTCCTTCCTCTCCCCCCTTTCCAACCGGCGGGAGGACCGGTACGGGGGGAGCCTGGAGGGGCGCATGCGTTTTCCTTTGGAGGTGGCGGAGGCCGTACGGAGGGCCCTGCCCGAGGAGGTGCCCCTTCTCGTGCGGGTCTCGGCCACGGACTGGGCGGAAGGGGGGTGGGGCCTCGAGGACACCCTGGCCTTCGCCGAGCGGCTTAAGGCCCTGGGGGTAGACCTCCTGGACCTCTCCAGCGGCGGGGTGGTCCCGGGGGTAAAGGTTCCCGTGGCCCCCGGGTTCCAGGTGCCCTTTGCGGACGCGGTGCGCAAGCGGGTGGGCCTGAAGACGGGGGCCGTGGGCCTCATCACCGCTCCGGAGCAGGCGGAGTCCATCCTCCAGACGGGAAGCGCGGACCTCATCCTTCTTGGGCGCGTCCTCCTTAGGGAGCCCTACTGGCCCCACCGGGCCGCCTCCGCCCTCGGCCTTAAGCCCGGGGTTCCCCCTCAGTACCAGCGGGCCTTCTAG
- a CDS encoding winged helix-turn-helix domain-containing protein: MIHQETRLRLMALLAGLGEGARVEFGWLKEALKVTEGNLSSHLGKLEEAGYVEVEKGYQGKRPRTWVRLTPKGRAAYEAHRKALLALLQGP, encoded by the coding sequence ATGATCCACCAGGAAACCCGGCTCCGCCTTATGGCCCTCTTGGCGGGGCTTGGCGAGGGGGCGCGGGTGGAGTTCGGTTGGCTCAAGGAGGCCCTCAAGGTGACGGAGGGGAACCTCTCTAGCCACCTCGGCAAGCTGGAGGAGGCAGGGTACGTGGAGGTGGAAAAGGGCTACCAGGGGAAGCGGCCCAGGACCTGGGTCCGGCTTACCCCGAAGGGCCGGGCGGCCTACGAGGCCCACCGGAAGGCCCTCCTGGCCCTCCTCCAGGGACCCTAG
- a CDS encoding HEPN domain-containing protein, which yields MNRARDWLAQAEKDLEMAEIAQKAGRHEWACFAAQQGAEKAVKALHLHLGQEAWGHLIARLLKELPLAVPETLIEKARYLDSLYIPTRYPDAFPEGPSAEHYGPLQSQEALEYARSILAFVRAQMAGP from the coding sequence GTGAACCGGGCTAGGGACTGGCTGGCCCAGGCGGAGAAGGACCTTGAGATGGCCGAGATCGCCCAGAAGGCCGGCCGCCACGAGTGGGCTTGCTTCGCGGCCCAGCAAGGAGCGGAAAAGGCCGTCAAAGCCCTCCACCTCCACCTGGGTCAGGAAGCTTGGGGCCATCTCATCGCCCGCCTCCTCAAGGAACTTCCCCTAGCGGTCCCGGAAACGCTGATAGAGAAAGCTCGGTATCTGGACAGCCTCTACATCCCTACCCGTTACCCCGACGCCTTCCCGGAAGGCCCCTCCGCAGAGCACTATGGCCCCTTACAAAGCCAGGAGGCCCTGGAGTATGCCCGTTCGATCCTTGCGTTCGTCCGTGCTCAGATGGCCGGACCGTGA
- a CDS encoding ubiquitin-like small modifier protein 1, translated as MPKVNLYATFRDLTGKAQLHVEGRTVGEVLENLVARYPALRAELFEGEGLAERVSVFLEGRDVRYLEGLATPLEEGATLDLFPPVAGGGVFRQDYGGLPAWLLEEYLRSWGGAKEGEGVYRLKGAWVRFFEVEPLQVGRLSVPRLRVEVEGEEGEAWAGRIALAASRGGG; from the coding sequence ATGCCCAAGGTGAACCTGTACGCCACCTTCCGCGACCTCACGGGAAAGGCCCAGCTCCACGTGGAGGGCCGGACCGTGGGGGAGGTCCTGGAGAACCTGGTGGCCCGCTACCCCGCCTTGAGGGCGGAGCTTTTTGAGGGGGAGGGGCTTGCGGAGCGGGTTTCCGTTTTCCTGGAGGGGCGGGACGTGCGCTACCTGGAGGGCCTGGCCACCCCCTTGGAGGAGGGGGCCACCTTGGACCTCTTCCCCCCGGTGGCGGGGGGTGGGGTTTTCCGGCAGGACTACGGGGGCCTGCCCGCGTGGCTTTTGGAGGAGTACCTGCGTTCTTGGGGCGGGGCGAAGGAGGGGGAAGGGGTGTACCGCCTTAAAGGGGCCTGGGTGCGCTTTTTTGAGGTGGAGCCCCTTCAGGTGGGGCGCCTTTCCGTCCCCAGGCTCCGGGTGGAGGTGGAAGGGGAGGAGGGGGAGGCCTGGGCCGGGCGCATCGCCCTGGCGGCGAGCCGGGGTGGGGGCTGA
- a CDS encoding carbohydrate kinase family protein: MLALVGEVLLDLILEEDQGAALGFRGVLGGSVLNTASALSRMGLPVRFLSEVGADFLSEWAEGAMRARGLDLWLFRHQAPMPLALVRLDEAGNALYSFHRPFQEAFRLKPGGLKGAWGLHFGSLFALEGRTARGLEALLLEAEGEGALLSYDPNLRQSPSPEERARTLAYAERVQLLKLSLEDARLLFPESPLEEVKALPTPLKVLTLGPEGAVAFWGGEEVRVPGERVAVADTVGAGDTFTAGLLALLYRKGYGRATLGALEREDLEEALRGAVALSALACTVRGAGLPEEGLRAWMARFLGE, encoded by the coding sequence ATGCTGGCCCTGGTGGGGGAGGTGCTCCTGGACCTGATCCTGGAAGAGGACCAGGGGGCGGCCTTGGGGTTTAGGGGGGTCCTGGGGGGGTCGGTGCTGAACACCGCCAGCGCTTTGAGCAGGATGGGGCTTCCGGTGCGCTTCCTCTCCGAGGTGGGGGCGGACTTCCTCTCGGAGTGGGCGGAAGGAGCCATGCGGGCGCGGGGGCTGGACCTCTGGCTTTTCCGCCACCAGGCCCCCATGCCCCTGGCCCTGGTCCGGCTGGACGAAGCGGGAAACGCCCTCTACAGCTTCCACCGGCCCTTCCAGGAGGCCTTCCGGCTAAAGCCCGGGGGGCTCAAGGGGGCCTGGGGCTTGCACTTCGGCTCCCTCTTCGCCCTGGAGGGGCGTACCGCCAGGGGGTTGGAAGCCCTCCTCCTGGAAGCCGAGGGGGAGGGGGCCCTCCTCTCCTACGACCCCAACCTGCGCCAAAGCCCCTCCCCCGAGGAACGGGCGCGCACCCTGGCCTACGCGGAACGGGTCCAGCTCCTGAAGCTTTCCTTGGAGGACGCCCGCCTCCTCTTCCCCGAAAGCCCCTTAGAGGAGGTGAAGGCCCTCCCCACCCCCCTTAAGGTCCTCACCTTAGGCCCCGAGGGGGCGGTGGCCTTTTGGGGAGGGGAAGAGGTTCGGGTTCCGGGAGAAAGGGTGGCGGTGGCGGACACCGTGGGGGCGGGGGACACCTTCACCGCAGGGCTCCTCGCCCTCCTCTACCGGAAGGGCTACGGCCGGGCCACCCTGGGGGCCCTCGAGCGGGAGGATCTGGAGGAGGCCCTAAGGGGCGCGGTGGCCCTCTCGGCCCTGGCCTGCACCGTGCGGGGGGCAGGGCTTCCCGAAGAGGGGCTTAGGGCCTGGATGGCCCGCTTCCTAGGGGAGTAG